DNA sequence from the Leptospirillum ferrooxidans C2-3 genome:
CCTGGTTTATGGGATATGTTCGGGAACATGGCAGGGTGATTGGCATTTGCGGCGGGTATCAGATGATGGCATCCGATATCCTGGATCCGGAAAAGGTCGAATCCTCCCGGCAGTGGACTCCGGGGTTGGCTCTTTTGCCTTTTTCCGTCCGTTTTGAGAAGGGCAAGTTATCCAGGCAAGTGTCGCTCATGTGGCAGGATGGCTCGGGGATCGGATCGGCTGCGCTTTCCGGGAAGTGGCTGTCAGGTTATGAGATCCGCCATGGACGCAATCGCCTCCATTCGGGAAGTCCTCTCTTTTCTCTCAGGGATGAGTCCGGAGAGGGACTTTTGGGTGAAGGCTCCATGAATGCCAGCGGGCGGATCTTTGGTGCACCCGTTCATGGTCTTTTTGACAATGAACCTTTCCGGCAATTCATCCTGAATGAGTGGCTGAACGGAAATAACCCAGGGGGACCGGATATCGAATCCATCCAGGATGAGGCGCTGGACCGTCTTTCTGTCCGGGTTTCAAAGGCCTTCCCCATTATTGGAAATGTTCCATGATCGCTTCATGGGCCCTTTGTCCTATGGCGCTGTCATTGGATCTGCTTTTTGGAGAGCGGCTCTCTGTTGTTCATCCTGTCGTTCTGATTGGGAGATGGGGACGCTTTCTGGAACCATTTTTGATGGAGGTCTTTCCAAGGGGAAATTGGCAAAAACTGGGAGGAGTGGTTTTCCTGTCTCTGGTCACAGTGCCTCCCGTATGGCTCGCCATTGTTTTGACAGGATCCTTTTTTCCCCCTTTTTGGGGGAACCTCATTTCGATCTATCTTGCTTATTCCTTGCTTGCGGCGAGAAGTCTTTATGAGCATGTCAGGGATGTTGCGAGAGCTCTTGAAGCGGAAGACCTTACTGGAGCCCGGGTGTTGCTTCGCAAGATTGTTGGCAGGGATACCCAGGCTTTGAACGGATCGGAGATCTCCCGGGCTGCACTGGAAAGCCTGTCGGAAAATCTGACCGATGCAGTCGTGGCTCCGCTTTTTTTTCTCTTTTTGGGTGGACTCCCTCTTTTGGTCCTCTATAAGTCAGTCAGCACGATGGATTCCCAGGTGGGATACAAAAATGACCTTTACAAGGATTTTGGATGGGCAAGTGCCCGATTCGATGATCTTCTGGCGTTTATTCCGGCAAGACTGACAATGGTCTTGTGTATGGGGTTTGCGTTGCTTGGTCGTTCCCGATTGAAGGAATCCTTTCGTCTGATGCTCTCTGAGCGGCATTTTCATCCAAGCCCCAATTCGGGACACGGAATTTCCGGATATTCGGCACTTTTGTGTGTCCGTCTGGGGGGAGGAGCATTCTATCAGGGACAGTGGGTTGAAAAGCCATCCATCGGGAAAGGATTTCAGCCCCCCGATACGGAGGCATTGATTCTCGGTTTGTCGCTTTACAGAAAGCAGATTGCTTTTCTTTTGGGATTCTTGATCCTTTTTTTCGCCTTCAGATGGGGCGTTCTGGGGGATGATTCTTGGATCATCTGATCAAATGGGACCATGGGGGTGGTCCTGCCGGAAGCTGCGAACTGGATACCAGCACCACGATCAATCCCCTGGGACCTCCTTTCTCAATGGATCTTTTATGGAAAAAGCTATCGGGGGAGATGGCCTTCTATCCTGATCCATATTCCGGAAAAGTCCAGTCAGAACTCGCTTCCTGTTACTCTCTTCCCCATGAAAATGTCCTTCCGGGATCTGGTGCCACAGCTCTTTTATATCGCTTGTTTGAAACACTGAATCCTTTACGACTCATTCTCCCTGAACCGATTTTCTCAGAGTATCCCAGGGCTGGAGAGGCTTTTGGCATCCCGATGGTCTTTGTCAGCTCAGAGACCCGGAGCTCCCGCTTCCCATGGCAGGTGGATCCCGGATTTTCGGGTGTGATTGAAAACGCCCGTCGTGGAGATCTTGTGGTTTTGGTTAACCCCGTTAACCCGACCGGAGAGGAGTTCTCCCGGGACTCTCTTATGGCATTGGGAAATCATTTATTTTTAAAAGGAGCCTTTCTCTTGATCGATGAATCCTTTCAGGACTTCATCGCAGGGAGAAGCTCTGTTCTGGCTTTTAAGGACGAGTTTTTATCATCCTTTTATGTCTTGAAAAGCTTTACGAAGATATCAGGGCTTGCCGGTATCCGGACCGGCGCATTGTTTGGTCCGGCGGAGATTCTGTCTTTGGTTCGGAGGAGGCTGGGGCCATGGTCCTTGGGGCTTTTGGAGCAGGAAGTGATCTCTCGGCTGGTTTCCAACCGTGAAGGATCTCTGGATCAGTGTGCGGTCCTCTCAGGACTTCTGGAGATTCTGGCCCAATCGCTTCTCAATGAAAAAATTCCCGTTTCCCGTGGAGCCGGTCCCTTTTTGCTGGCGAGAACGGGCTGGGGAGCGCGCGCAGGGGAGCTTGCCGATCGCTCTCTTGGGGATTTCGGTGTCAGGCTCCGGGTTGCCTCCGGATTCGGACCTTCCAATGGTGGCGACTGGATCCGGATTGGTTTTCAGGGGTTGACCCACCCCGAAAGGGTTGTTGATACCATTTTGCGGCTTTCATGAAAGCGATTATCAGGATCGGAGGGCCCCAAAAAAATAAATTTTCTTCCGGCTGCTCTCTTGTTCTCTCAAATCCTCCATTTTTTTCAGGATTTATCAATAATGATTCCGAACGTCTATTCAAAGTAAGAAATCCTATGGTATGATGAAGCATCCTGCATGATCCTCCAGGTGAATCTTATCGGTTCTTCGCCGGTATGCGTAGTCTTTTGGAAAGTCCCCTTTGATTCCAAAAGTGAACGATCCTTTTCTGAACCCTATAAAATATGAAATTTGTCCATTCAACCCTTATGGAGGTGGTAATGGCCGGTACAAAGAAGAAGGAAATGGTGAAGTCCGAACCATTTTCCAAGTTGTTGTCCGTCAAGGAGGTTGCGGAGATTCTGGGTGTTTCTCCTGTGACGATCCGATCATGGGACAAGAGCGGCAAGATTCGGACGATTCGTACTCCTGGCAATCAACGAAGAATTCCGGAGGAAGAGCTTCGTCGAATACTGGGAAACAGCTGATCCGGATTCTTTTTCATGATTTTTAATCGTTTTGGGAGGCCTTTCCGGCTATGTCGGCGAGGCCTTTTTTCTTGCTGTCGGGCTCAAACGTTTGACTTGGTTCGCTGAGACTCTTTTCCATGGCTGTTGCCTCTTGGTTTTTTGAGGCCGGTTGCTTAGGATAGTGTGCTGTTTTGAATGTTTGGATCGATGGGAAATACGGATGATAAGGTTTTTCTGAAGGAAGGGATGTCATGTCGGAAGAGAGAAATGTTTCAGGGAAGGTGCGACAGGAAACAGACAGCATGGGAGCGATTGAGGTTCCCCAGGATCGCCTTTGGGGAGCACAGACACAAAGGTCTCTCCATCATTTTTCCATTGGACAGGATCGGATGCCTATAAGGGTGATCCGGGCAATGGGTCTTCTCAAAAAAGCTGCGGCAATGGTCAACAGGGACTTGGGCAAGCTTCCTTCTGACAAGGCGGACCTGATCATCAAGGCGGCCGGGGAAGTGGTTTCCGGAGATCTTGATCAGGAATTCCCGCTGTTTGTCTGGCAGACAGGCTCAGGAACCCAAACCAACATGAACGTCAACGAAGTGATCGCCAATCGGGCCATTCAACTTTCAGGGGGCGTTGTCGGCTCCAAGAATCCGGTCCACCCCAATGATCATGTGAACATGTCCCAGTCCTCAAATGACACTTTTCCGACGGCAATGCATGTTGCATCGGTTCTTGCCCTTTCAGAACAGCTGCTTCCGGCACTTTCCATGCTTCAGGATGCTCTTTCGAAGAGGGTGAAGGAGTTTTCCCAGATCATTAAAATTGGGCGGACCCACTTGATGGACGCTGTTCCCCTGACACTGGGCCAGGAATTTTCCGGTTATGTTGCCCAGCTTGAATCGGCGCGGGCAAATATCCTTTACGCTATGGCCCCCCTTTACAAACTGGCGATTGGTGGAACGGCTGTGGGTACAGGACTGAATACGCATCCGGAGTTCTCGGAGAGAGTCGCCCGGGAGATATCCCTGATGACCGGTCATCCCTTTGTCTCCGCCCCGAACAAATTCATGGCACTTTCCTCCCATGATGAACTGGTCATGGCAAGCGGTGCCCTGAAGAGTCTGGCGGCGTCGCTCATGAAAATTGCAAACGATCTCCGCTGGATGGGTTCCGGTCCACGCTGTGGGCTCTCGGAGCTGTTCCTTCCGGAAAATGAGCCGGGAAGCTCCATTATGCCCGGAAAGGTCAACCCCACCCAGTGTGAGGCGCTGACAATGATCGCCGTTCAGGTTATGGGGAATGATGCAGCCATCGGATTTGCCGGCTCCCAGGGGAATTTTGAACTGAATGTCTTTAAGCCTGTCATGGTGTTCAATTTTCTTCATTCGGTGGAAATCCTCTCCGATGGCATGAAAAACTTTACACGCTTTGCCGTGGAAGGGCTTCGCCCGAATCTTGCCAGAATCGAGGAGTCGGTCAGAAGCTCCCTGATGCTTGTGACAGCCCTTTCCCCCCACATCGGATATGATCGCTCTGCAAAAGTGGCCCATGTTGCCTTTGAGGAAAACTCGACACTGAAAGAGGCTGCCATCAAGCTGGGCTTCTTGACGTCTGAAGAGTTTGACCGATGGGTCAGGCCAGAGCAGATGCTGGGTCCTGCTTGAACTGGTCAGATGGAAAGGGATTCCTGAAGCTTTAATGAGGATTGTTCGGGAGGCTTACCTATCCCTGTCCGCAAGTCAGAGGGCAGGGATGGGCTCTTTCGGGTGTGGTGTGTGGTAACCGCTGTTGCAATCCAAAAAGGGAAAACGGTATAGTAACAACTTGCTTTAGTGTGTCTTGCCGTCCTGAATTCGATGGCGGCACTGTTCGGTTTTGAGCGCCCGAGCCGATTCCGAATTTGGGCGTGATATGATTTTTCTCTCCGGTTCTTGTTTTTAAGGGATTGATGGTCTAGTCGGGGCGTAGCGCAGCTTGGTAGCGCACACCGTTCGGGACGGTGGGGTCGAAGGTTCAAATCCTTTCGCCCCGACCATAATCCATAAAGTCCGGCAAGTGCAGTCCTCTTCCGTTTCATGATGTGCGAATTTTTTCCCTCCAATCTCCGAACGATATGTTTCCTATAGATGACCCGGGGGCTGATTGATGTCAGAGACTCCATCTGGACGACCTCATTTTCCGACAACCGCTGTCACTGAATCGATTATTGTCTCGGGCCATGTCCATGGCGTTGGATATCGGGCTTTTGTCTTGTCCCATGCCCTTCGTCTCGGATTATGGGGGAAAGTGAGAAATCAGGAGGACAAAACAGTTCTTGTGGTCGTTTCCGGGCTCCCTGATGCGATCGATCAGCTGGTCCTGGAGCTTCAAAAGGGACCTTTCGGATCCCGTGTGGACTGTGTGTTGAGGACATCCCTGGGAGTTGCTGGCGAGCAGAGTGGCCCTTTTGTGATTGACCGGGATCTTTGACATGAGTGACCTTTCCGCCGGGCGTGACGAGAATCCTTCAGAGTCGGCCGAATTATCCTTTCTATCTGGACCGGATGCGAATAATGATTGCGTCCGGGATCCTCAGGGAGCCTCCCGGGGTGCCGCTCTTTCGGCCTTGGGAGCCTATCTCCAGAACATGAGGACGACAGACTTGCTTTCGAGGGAGGCTGAGGTCGATCTCTCAACAAGAATGCGACATGGTGACGAGAGCGCCCGGGAGCTGATGATCCTCTCCAACCTCAGGCTGGTCGTTTCCATTGCAAGGCGATATTCTGACCGGGGATTGGCAATGGAGGATCTGATTGAAGAGGGGAATTTGGGGCTGATGAAGGCGGTTGACCGCTTCAATCCCGATCTTGGGTTTCGTTTCAGCACCTATGCGACATGGTGGATCCGACAGTCCATTGAACGGGCACTGCTCAATCAGGTCCATATGATCCGGCTTCCTGTGCATTTGATGGAAAAGATCAACTCATCCCTTTCAAAAAGGGAACATGACCTTGCGATGGGGATCGACCCTGGCGAGGATCTCTTTACGATTCACCCGGAACTTCTCCCTCTTCTCAGGGAGCCATTGTCTCTTGACATGCCTCTCGGCGATCGGGAGGATGGATCCTTGCTTGATGTCCTTGAGGATACGGAAAGACCCTCTGCCATCAGGTTGATCGAACTCAGGGAAGATCATGAACAGATTCTCCGTTGCCTTTCCATCCTCCGGGAAAATGAACGGAGGGTTGTTGAACTCCGTTTTGGACTGGAGGAGGTGACGACTCCCCCCATGGAGGATCATCTTGCGGCAGACCTTGACTCTTCTCATCACCTTTCAGCCAAAATTCGGTCCAGCCGGC
Encoded proteins:
- a CDS encoding aminotransferase class I/II-fold pyridoxal phosphate-dependent enzyme, with translation MDHLIKWDHGGGPAGSCELDTSTTINPLGPPFSMDLLWKKLSGEMAFYPDPYSGKVQSELASCYSLPHENVLPGSGATALLYRLFETLNPLRLILPEPIFSEYPRAGEAFGIPMVFVSSETRSSRFPWQVDPGFSGVIENARRGDLVVLVNPVNPTGEEFSRDSLMALGNHLFLKGAFLLIDESFQDFIAGRSSVLAFKDEFLSSFYVLKSFTKISGLAGIRTGALFGPAEILSLVRRRLGPWSLGLLEQEVISRLVSNREGSLDQCAVLSGLLEILAQSLLNEKIPVSRGAGPFLLARTGWGARAGELADRSLGDFGVRLRVASGFGPSNGGDWIRIGFQGLTHPERVVDTILRLS
- the cbiB gene encoding adenosylcobinamide-phosphate synthase CbiB, with the protein product MIASWALCPMALSLDLLFGERLSVVHPVVLIGRWGRFLEPFLMEVFPRGNWQKLGGVVFLSLVTVPPVWLAIVLTGSFFPPFWGNLISIYLAYSLLAARSLYEHVRDVARALEAEDLTGARVLLRKIVGRDTQALNGSEISRAALESLSENLTDAVVAPLFFLFLGGLPLLVLYKSVSTMDSQVGYKNDLYKDFGWASARFDDLLAFIPARLTMVLCMGFALLGRSRLKESFRLMLSERHFHPSPNSGHGISGYSALLCVRLGGGAFYQGQWVEKPSIGKGFQPPDTEALILGLSLYRKQIAFLLGFLILFFAFRWGVLGDDSWII
- a CDS encoding acylphosphatase; translated protein: MSETPSGRPHFPTTAVTESIIVSGHVHGVGYRAFVLSHALRLGLWGKVRNQEDKTVLVVVSGLPDAIDQLVLELQKGPFGSRVDCVLRTSLGVAGEQSGPFVIDRDL
- a CDS encoding sigma-70 family RNA polymerase sigma factor produces the protein MSDLSAGRDENPSESAELSFLSGPDANNDCVRDPQGASRGAALSALGAYLQNMRTTDLLSREAEVDLSTRMRHGDESARELMILSNLRLVVSIARRYSDRGLAMEDLIEEGNLGLMKAVDRFNPDLGFRFSTYATWWIRQSIERALLNQVHMIRLPVHLMEKINSSLSKREHDLAMGIDPGEDLFTIHPELLPLLREPLSLDMPLGDREDGSLLDVLEDTERPSAIRLIELREDHEQILRCLSILRENERRVVELRFGLEEVTTPPMEDHLAADLDSSHHLSAKIRSSRQGGRKSSERGDGMTLEAVGKILGVTRERVRQIESHALAKMRSYLEHPEGFSAGGSSPETKGRKSKRS
- the fumC gene encoding class II fumarate hydratase yields the protein MSEERNVSGKVRQETDSMGAIEVPQDRLWGAQTQRSLHHFSIGQDRMPIRVIRAMGLLKKAAAMVNRDLGKLPSDKADLIIKAAGEVVSGDLDQEFPLFVWQTGSGTQTNMNVNEVIANRAIQLSGGVVGSKNPVHPNDHVNMSQSSNDTFPTAMHVASVLALSEQLLPALSMLQDALSKRVKEFSQIIKIGRTHLMDAVPLTLGQEFSGYVAQLESARANILYAMAPLYKLAIGGTAVGTGLNTHPEFSERVAREISLMTGHPFVSAPNKFMALSSHDELVMASGALKSLAASLMKIANDLRWMGSGPRCGLSELFLPENEPGSSIMPGKVNPTQCEALTMIAVQVMGNDAAIGFAGSQGNFELNVFKPVMVFNFLHSVEILSDGMKNFTRFAVEGLRPNLARIEESVRSSLMLVTALSPHIGYDRSAKVAHVAFEENSTLKEAAIKLGFLTSEEFDRWVRPEQMLGPA